Within the Laspinema palackyanum D2c genome, the region TCTATTTCTACAGTATCTGACATAATCCTCAGACTTGCTCGTACACATTAAAAAGCAGTCGCAGAAATTTAGACTGAGCCAAATATTTTACGACCGCCTGTTTTATTATAGCTTTCTATTTTAGGATGACTGGGATTGGGTTAGAAACCGGGTTTATTGAGCAACAACCGGCGGGGGTTAAAACGATTGGCGGCCTAATAGCTAAAGTCGTCTAAAGACGACTGCAACTCTTGTCCCGTGGTGTTTTTAGTCGGTTTTTAACCGACTAGAGCTGTTAGGCCGCCAATCGTTTTAACCCCCGCCGGTTGTTGCTTTTGTCCTATATCTCTGGGTAGATATTATGCGACTTCCAACTTAGGCCACACTCAGACGACTACTGAAGACCTTACCATTTTTGGTGAAGCGTTCTGCCATGATTTGCTGATACACGGCTTCATACCCTTCTGTCATGCGGGCTACGCTGAAATGGGACAGGACGCGATCGCGACAGTCGTAACGGTTCAATGCTGCTGCTTGATCAATTGACGCGATGCACTCTTCCACTGTTTGGCACAAAAAGCCGGTTTTCCCATGAGCAATCACTTCCGGCGTTGACCCCATTTCCATCGCAATCACGGGGGTTCCCGTCGCCATTGATTCAATCATCACTAACCCAAAGGGTTCGCGCCAGGTAATCGGGAATAACGTTGCTACCGCACCCCCGAGTAACTCACATTTCTGAGCGTGGTTGGCTTCCCCTAAATATTGGATCTGCTCGCCGTCAATCTGGGGTGCAATTTCCCGCTCAAAAAACTCGCGATCGACCTGATCCACTTTCCCCGCCATCTTTAAGCGCCAACCGGAACGCTTGGCAATCTCGATCGCCAAATGAGGACCTTTTTCTGGGGAGAGTCTGCCTAAAAACGCCAGGTAGGGGGGAGTTTCCGGTTGCGATCGAAACTCATAAATTGTGGGGTCAATGCCATTATAAACCGTGTCCACACAGTTGAGCCCTAATCGTGGCTCTCGTTGTGCGTTAGAAATGCTCACATAATGTTGATTCCGAGCATAAGTAAATAGCTTTTCATTATCCCGAGTGAAAATCCCATGCAGGGTATGCACCGTCGGGGTTTTCACCAGATTAGCGTAAGAGAGCGCACTCGCCCCCGTATGTGAGTGAATAATATCAAATTCATCGGCTCGTTCGTACACCTGACTCAGTTGGAGCATTTCATAAATGCCATACTCCTTCACCGTCGGGTCTGTACGAATTGCTCTGGGGTGAACGGATTCTAGGTTTGCTAAGGTGATAGAATCTCCGGTGGCAAATAAAGTGACTTCATGTCCTCGGCGAACCAATTCGTCGGTGAGTAAACCCACGACCAATTCTATACCACCATAAGCCGGAGGGGGGACTCGTTCCCACAATGGCGCGACTTGGGCGATCCGCATATAAATCTCTCCTGATTTTAGGGAAAAAAATTAATGTTCAAAAGGCTGGTTAAGGAATTAAAGCCAGCGTGGTTTATTCTTTAACAGCACTTTAAATAAAGTGCGATGAATTCGTCAATTGCCCATTAGTACGGAAAACCGCCCGATGTCAAGTTCGGTAAGCTCGACTTATCGGAGACATCCGGTTTAGCTTATCTATGCTCAAAGCTCCCTGGACTTAAGCAATCTATAACATCACTCCCTAAATAATGTAGAGGCGAGAAAGCGAATCGCCTCTACATTATTTAGGGGGATTCTCAAAATCTGCGTAAGTCCTGTCCGATTCGCAGAATCCGTCACTGTAGTTCGGTTTTGCTCACTATAACTCTGGGTTTAAGCTTGCTATCTTAGAACTATAGAAACCGTAAAGATGGACTAACCAAGGGAAATAAAACCATGAGCAATTTATCGAATCGCGGGCATTCCTTCTTTAGCAACGACTCGGAAGACGAAAATAGCCTCTGGGAATATATGCAAGAACTGCACCCGGAGACGATCGCCAAACTGTCGCAACCCTCCAGTGCAGCAGCGGAAATCATGGAACGGAACCTCAGAGGAATGTTAGGCGCTTTGCCTCCGGAACATTTCGGCGTCACCATCACCACGAGTCGGGAAAATTTAGGTCGGATGTTAGCTTCGGCGA harbors:
- a CDS encoding DUF760 domain-containing protein; the protein is MSNLSNRGHSFFSNDSEDENSLWEYMQELHPETIAKLSQPSSAAAEIMERNLRGMLGALPPEHFGVTITTSRENLGRMLASAMMSGYFLHNAEQRQVLEQSLKAGAIDSSES
- a CDS encoding glycosyltransferase family 4 protein, which encodes MRIAQVAPLWERVPPPAYGGIELVVGLLTDELVRRGHEVTLFATGDSITLANLESVHPRAIRTDPTVKEYGIYEMLQLSQVYERADEFDIIHSHTGASALSYANLVKTPTVHTLHGIFTRDNEKLFTYARNQHYVSISNAQREPRLGLNCVDTVYNGIDPTIYEFRSQPETPPYLAFLGRLSPEKGPHLAIEIAKRSGWRLKMAGKVDQVDREFFEREIAPQIDGEQIQYLGEANHAQKCELLGGAVATLFPITWREPFGLVMIESMATGTPVIAMEMGSTPEVIAHGKTGFLCQTVEECIASIDQAAALNRYDCRDRVLSHFSVARMTEGYEAVYQQIMAERFTKNGKVFSSRLSVA